In Pleurocapsa sp. PCC 7319, the following are encoded in one genomic region:
- a CDS encoding type I glyceraldehyde-3-phosphate dehydrogenase, which translates to MVRVAINGFGRIGRNFVRCLLTRDNSKLELVGINDTSDPKTNSHLLRYDTMLGVLDADISYDTNSLIVNGKTVKCVSDRNPLNLPWKEWDIDIVIESTGVFRDAKGAGKHLQAGAKKVVITAPGSGPDIGTYVVGVNDGDYKPGEFDIVSNASCTTNCLAPIVKVIHEQFGIIKGTMTTTHSYTGDQRILDASHRDLRRARAAAANIVPTSTGAAKAVALVYPQVKGKLNGIAMRVPTPNVSVVDLVAQVEKNTIAEEVNDALKKASEGSLKGILGYTELPLVSSDFRGTDVSSTIDGQLTLVLDGDMVKVIAWYDNEWGYSQRVVDLAEIVANGM; encoded by the coding sequence GTGGTTAGAGTAGCAATTAACGGTTTTGGGCGTATTGGTCGTAATTTTGTCAGATGCTTGCTGACCAGGGATAACAGCAAATTAGAGTTAGTTGGTATTAATGATACCTCCGACCCAAAAACTAATTCTCATCTGCTGAGATACGATACTATGCTGGGAGTTTTGGATGCAGATATTAGTTATGATACCAATTCTCTAATTGTCAATGGTAAAACAGTCAAGTGTGTCTCTGATCGCAATCCTTTGAACTTGCCTTGGAAAGAATGGGATATTGATATTGTTATTGAGTCTACAGGTGTTTTTCGCGACGCTAAAGGTGCAGGTAAACATCTTCAAGCAGGAGCCAAAAAAGTAGTTATTACTGCTCCTGGTAGTGGACCCGACATCGGTACTTATGTAGTGGGTGTCAACGACGGAGATTACAAGCCAGGTGAATTTGATATTGTAAGTAACGCTAGTTGTACTACTAACTGTCTAGCTCCCATTGTCAAAGTTATTCACGAACAGTTTGGCATAATTAAAGGCACGATGACCACCACTCACAGTTATACAGGTGATCAACGTATTCTGGATGCCAGCCACCGCGACTTAAGAAGAGCCAGAGCCGCCGCCGCCAACATTGTACCAACCTCTACTGGTGCAGCTAAAGCTGTAGCCCTTGTATATCCTCAAGTCAAGGGTAAGCTAAATGGTATTGCGATGCGTGTACCTACTCCCAACGTTTCTGTGGTTGATTTAGTTGCTCAAGTAGAGAAAAATACTATTGCTGAAGAAGTTAACGATGCACTGAAAAAAGCTTCTGAAGGCTCATTGAAAGGAATCTTGGGTTACACCGAACTACCTTTAGTATCTTCTGACTTTAGAGGAACTGATGTCTCCTCCACTATTGATGGTCAACTTACTTTGGTATTGGATGGTGACATGGTTAAGGTTATTGCTTGGTATGACAACGAATGGGGGTATTCTCAACGAGTTGTTGACTTAGCTGAAATTGTTGCCAATGGCATGTAA
- the wecB gene encoding non-hydrolyzing UDP-N-acetylglucosamine 2-epimerase, whose amino-acid sequence MTISTISVGVILGTRPEAIKLAPVIQQLQNLSQVKTHLILTGQHREMVDRVMELFDLKADHDLAIMKPRQTLTSITCDSLQGLEKIFVEIKPQLVFVQGDTTTAFAAALAAFYQQIPVGHVEAGLRTDNLFNPYPEEANRRLISQIAQLHFAPTKLAVEHLQKSGVTGEIHHTGNTVIDTLLRVADSQPECKVANLDWQQHRVLLATVHRRENWGQPLEDILRGLNAILDRFPDTALLLPLHRNPTVREPIKAALGDRPRVFLTEPLDYSELVGAIARCYLLLTDSGGLQEEAPSLGKPVLVLRETTERPEAVEAGTAKLIGTNPQSILDSATELLNDETIYKQMSTAINPFGDGQAALRIIKVAQDYLMKAEH is encoded by the coding sequence ATGACCATATCAACTATTTCTGTCGGGGTGATTTTAGGAACTCGACCCGAAGCAATCAAGCTAGCTCCCGTCATCCAGCAACTTCAAAATCTTAGTCAGGTTAAAACTCATCTTATCCTTACTGGACAACACAGAGAAATGGTAGATCGAGTCATGGAATTGTTTGACTTAAAGGCAGATCACGATTTAGCTATTATGAAACCCCGACAAACTTTAACTAGTATCACATGTGATAGTTTGCAGGGATTAGAAAAAATTTTTGTCGAAATTAAACCTCAATTAGTTTTTGTCCAAGGAGATACCACTACTGCTTTTGCCGCAGCTTTAGCAGCTTTTTATCAACAGATTCCAGTAGGTCATGTCGAAGCAGGATTGCGTACCGATAACTTATTTAATCCCTATCCAGAAGAAGCTAATCGTCGACTAATTTCTCAAATTGCTCAATTACACTTTGCACCGACTAAATTAGCGGTAGAACATCTACAAAAATCGGGAGTAACGGGAGAAATTCATCATACGGGGAATACTGTCATCGATACCCTCTTAAGAGTTGCAGATAGTCAACCTGAGTGTAAAGTAGCTAATTTAGATTGGCAACAACATCGGGTATTATTGGCTACGGTTCATCGTCGAGAGAACTGGGGTCAACCTTTAGAAGATATTTTGAGAGGATTGAATGCTATTCTTGACCGTTTTCCAGATACAGCATTACTTTTACCTTTACATCGTAATCCTACCGTCCGAGAACCAATTAAAGCTGCTTTAGGAGATCGCCCTAGAGTATTTTTAACCGAACCTTTAGACTACAGCGAATTAGTAGGGGCAATTGCTCGCTGTTATTTACTGTTAACAGATTCGGGAGGTTTACAAGAAGAAGCACCTAGTTTGGGTAAACCAGTCTTAGTCTTACGGGAAACTACGGAAAGACCAGAAGCAGTAGAGGCCGGTACAGCGAAACTTATTGGTACGAATCCACAATCAATTTTAGATTCGGCAACAGAGTTACTAAATGATGAAACTATCTACAAACAGATGTCAACGGCAATCAACCCTTTTGGCGACGGTCAAGCTGCGCTAAGAATTATTAAAGTTGCCCAAGACTATCTTATGAAAGCCGAGCATTGA
- a CDS encoding type IV pilus twitching motility protein PilT, translating to MNQRLGSQPLPPPPPPPSTLGSINNNLTAQQQKTAIKDSNTKSKVESNGQKSSVASPTAKAKSNRPKRSSGQPSLEYIIKKAYDRGYSDIHLGVEEVPRMRDRGEMALQDYPKTDLNTFMSWLYEILSDEEVEKFKRELEFDGATQYDFARIRINVFDTLRGPALVMRLIPLKILTMEQLGLPPVFQDISDAHKGLVLVTGPTGSGKSTTMAAMVDYINNEHAKHIVTIEDPIEFVHQSKRSLIKQREVGINTRKFDNALKASLREDPDIILIGEMRDRETVNTALKAAQTGHLVMGTLHTNSAIKTIERILTLYSAEEQDAMRIALSESLVAVISQGLCRTTDGKRAAYHDIMVNTETVKDYIKQGKYDEIHSLMQDGGYDGMITTNQALFSLYEEGRITEETALETSPTPNEMAMMLRGRI from the coding sequence ATGAATCAAAGATTAGGTTCGCAGCCACTTCCTCCACCTCCCCCTCCACCATCAACATTGGGGAGTATCAATAATAATCTAACTGCTCAACAACAAAAAACAGCTATTAAAGATTCAAATACTAAATCTAAAGTAGAGAGTAATGGTCAAAAATCATCAGTTGCTTCCCCAACTGCCAAAGCCAAATCTAATCGTCCTAAGCGTTCTTCTGGTCAACCGTCCTTAGAATACATTATAAAAAAAGCTTATGATCGAGGGTATTCTGATATTCATTTGGGAGTAGAAGAAGTACCTCGAATGCGCGATCGCGGTGAAATGGCTCTTCAAGATTACCCCAAAACCGATCTCAATACTTTTATGAGTTGGTTATATGAAATATTATCTGATGAAGAAGTAGAAAAGTTTAAACGAGAATTGGAATTTGATGGGGCGACTCAATACGATTTTGCCCGGATCAGAATTAATGTCTTTGATACTCTTCGAGGTCCAGCATTAGTTATGCGCTTGATTCCGCTCAAAATTCTAACTATGGAGCAGTTAGGGTTGCCTCCTGTTTTCCAAGATATTTCCGATGCTCACAAAGGCTTAGTTTTAGTAACAGGTCCTACTGGATCGGGAAAGTCAACTACGATGGCAGCGATGGTAGATTACATCAATAATGAACATGCCAAACATATCGTTACCATTGAAGACCCAATTGAATTTGTGCATCAAAGTAAACGTTCTTTAATTAAACAAAGGGAAGTTGGTATTAATACTCGTAAATTTGATAATGCTCTCAAAGCGTCTTTAAGGGAAGATCCAGACATTATTCTGATTGGGGAAATGCGCGATCGCGAAACCGTTAACACAGCTTTGAAAGCGGCGCAGACGGGCCACTTAGTCATGGGAACATTGCACACCAATAGTGCCATTAAAACCATTGAGAGAATTTTGACTTTATATAGTGCTGAAGAACAAGATGCCATGCGAATAGCTCTTTCCGAGTCCTTAGTGGCAGTAATCTCCCAAGGTTTATGTCGCACAACTGACGGTAAGAGAGCAGCTTACCATGACATTATGGTCAACACAGAAACAGTTAAAGACTATATCAAACAAGGTAAATACGATGAAATTCATAGTCTGATGCAGGATGGAGGTTACGACGGCATGATTACCACCAATCAAGCTTTATTTAGTTTGTATGAGGAAGGCAGAATTACAGAAGAAACAGCTTTAGAAACCTCTCCTACTCCTAACGAAATGGCAATGATGCTCCGAGGAAGAATCTAA
- a CDS encoding circadian clock KaiB family protein produces MTAQLSSLPNTFKGIALFTPGGDLIYGIHPHKQAQWHIHLCLRLQETLGLADSPHFLVPGYTATVERWLNPHTQQMKLIAEVHPAVQRYIPLLQVLFDLKTTTEWHLAPWQEEHCNRAVIETYQPHFPQLWQQHNLIIRFDPKYPATLVPEIEQPDVYKLNTVKVISNEQAGGYILQLFISSNNPTAEQTLGSIHQLLEQGLTSPYTLKVIDIDKNPEQAEINQVIVTPTLVRVAPKPVKRIVGQLDDIQRILHIISSY; encoded by the coding sequence TTGACAGCTCAACTATCTTCTTTACCCAATACCTTCAAAGGTATTGCCTTATTTACTCCTGGGGGGGATCTAATTTATGGTATTCATCCTCATAAGCAAGCTCAGTGGCACATTCATTTATGTCTTAGACTACAAGAAACCTTGGGTTTAGCTGATTCCCCTCATTTTTTGGTGCCAGGGTACACCGCAACTGTAGAACGTTGGCTAAATCCTCATACACAGCAAATGAAATTGATTGCGGAGGTCCATCCGGCGGTACAACGCTATATACCTTTACTGCAAGTCTTATTTGATCTAAAAACAACTACTGAATGGCATCTTGCCCCCTGGCAAGAAGAGCATTGCAACCGTGCAGTAATTGAAACTTACCAACCGCATTTTCCACAACTCTGGCAACAACATAATTTAATTATTCGTTTTGACCCCAAATATCCTGCCACATTAGTTCCAGAAATAGAACAGCCTGACGTATATAAATTAAATACTGTTAAGGTCATCAGTAATGAGCAAGCTGGAGGATATATCTTGCAATTATTTATTTCCAGCAATAATCCTACCGCTGAACAAACTTTGGGTAGTATTCATCAACTGTTGGAACAAGGTTTAACTAGTCCCTATACTTTAAAGGTAATCGATATTGACAAAAATCCAGAACAGGCTGAAATCAATCAAGTTATAGTCACACCAACTCTAGTCAGAGTTGCACCCAAGCCTGTAAAGCGCATAGTAGGTCAACTGGATGATATTCAGAGGATATTACATATTATTTCTAGTTATTAG
- a CDS encoding TMEM14 family protein encodes MMNLAILATIAYGLLSGFGGIWGYIKSQSKPSLIAGCSSAIALLIAAGMQWQNYDIGLLLSKIIILLLMVVFTIRLVKTGKFMPSGVMLIAGAISLSCLFA; translated from the coding sequence ATGATGAATCTAGCTATCTTAGCCACTATTGCCTATGGATTGCTATCTGGTTTTGGTGGCATTTGGGGATATATCAAATCTCAGAGCAAGCCTTCACTAATTGCAGGATGTTCAAGTGCGATCGCATTATTAATTGCTGCGGGAATGCAGTGGCAAAATTACGATATAGGTCTACTGCTTAGTAAAATCATTATCCTGCTACTCATGGTTGTGTTTACTATCCGCTTAGTAAAAACAGGTAAATTCATGCCCTCAGGAGTGATGCTAATTGCTGGGGCGATCTCTTTAAGTTGCCTATTTGCCTAA
- the queA gene encoding tRNA preQ1(34) S-adenosylmethionine ribosyltransferase-isomerase QueA has translation MNEDLLLSSYTYQLPQKLIAQTPAVPRDSSRLLIVDSLTSCVHGVFHDLDKWLKPGDLLVLNNTRVIPARLYGYKITGSQVEILLLEEKANNCWLALVKPGKRFPEGAEIFFDSANASQSQGNFQLKATVVGRDETTGGRILQFELPPNKTLWQLLELYGQVPLPPYITDNKSANDRYQTVYATKPGAIAAPTAGLHFTPELLSKLQHQGIEQTQITLHVGIGTFRPVESEQITQHTMHQEWIEVSQATVAKILATKAKGGRVIAVGTTASRALEGAAREAQKSGKTLQAFQGKTDLFIYPGYQWELIDGLITNFHLPGSSLLMMVSALIGRNRLLKLYQEAIALNYRFYSFGDGMLILPEAKI, from the coding sequence ATGAACGAGGATCTTTTACTTTCTAGCTATACTTACCAATTACCTCAAAAGCTGATTGCTCAAACTCCAGCCGTTCCCAGAGATAGTTCTCGTCTACTGATAGTAGATTCACTAACATCTTGTGTTCATGGTGTTTTTCACGATCTAGATAAATGGCTTAAACCAGGGGATTTATTAGTACTCAATAATACCCGCGTGATTCCTGCTCGTCTATATGGTTATAAAATCACAGGTTCTCAAGTGGAAATTTTGCTCTTAGAAGAAAAAGCAAATAACTGTTGGTTAGCTTTGGTTAAACCAGGTAAACGTTTTCCAGAGGGAGCAGAAATTTTTTTTGATTCGGCAAATGCCAGTCAATCTCAAGGCAATTTTCAGCTAAAAGCTACTGTTGTAGGGCGAGACGAGACAACAGGAGGAAGAATTTTACAATTTGAGTTGCCTCCGAACAAAACTTTGTGGCAATTATTAGAGCTTTATGGACAGGTACCTTTACCACCTTATATTACTGACAATAAGTCTGCTAATGATCGCTATCAAACAGTATATGCAACTAAGCCAGGGGCGATCGCTGCTCCTACGGCAGGTTTACACTTTACTCCAGAGTTACTCAGTAAATTACAGCACCAAGGTATAGAGCAAACTCAAATAACGCTTCATGTGGGAATTGGTACTTTTCGCCCCGTAGAATCAGAGCAGATTACTCAACACACAATGCATCAAGAATGGATTGAAGTTAGCCAGGCAACAGTAGCCAAAATTTTAGCCACAAAAGCTAAGGGGGGTAGAGTGATTGCAGTGGGGACGACAGCTTCGAGAGCTTTGGAAGGAGCAGCTAGAGAAGCCCAAAAGTCAGGAAAGACCTTACAGGCTTTTCAGGGTAAGACTGATTTATTTATTTATCCAGGTTATCAATGGGAACTAATCGATGGCTTGATTACCAATTTTCATTTACCCGGTTCTAGTTTACTGATGATGGTTAGTGCCCTAATTGGCAGAAATCGTCTTTTAAAACTTTATCAAGAAGCGATCGCACTTAATTATCGTTTTTATTCTTTTGGAGATGGGATGCTAATTTTACCGGAAGCCAAAATATAA
- a CDS encoding ATP-binding protein: MAPGQSSFRRILLSRILLVSVPVLLVGVYVTYRKARSAFLETARQNLTESAVRKGEIVKQSIDALRNNLASASDAAISRSDMLDPQLLIAQLKEVLPTDILCAQITDLNTDSVIATTCKEEVELENSTWQKKKQRILTTSSQINVKLLLPSTSLIRDSEDASENPFRRQLKLWLTAPVYDRNGDLRYALSVKSAILAQDIIEPGSLEGYPVVIDQDGTILAHPFVQRVGRNIKQMPDARRLNSLLQNAISNEPDFLHLFYLETDGVELVAGYSSIPSPVTKDNQEKWIILAVSPLDAALLPLKDIRQALVSMTLGLIAASSLATLYVSRELARPLEQIRDYSLKNEERLYSSSDRLPENFQIREFNQLSLALNDMVGRLRAWGEEIVSAWKEAQNANKLKSEFLATTSHELRTPLNGIINCIRIVQDGYCDNIEEEREFLQQADDAAIHLLGIINDVLDISKIEAGKLSVTIEKVELRKILNEVIDLHLVPIQRKDLNLKTPIWNENIYVLADPAKLKQILINILSNAVKFTDYGGIDISVTTITTEENLEPENEPENLKYLFTSTKKYHHPEIVTNDHHSQEMLENNEHDFAAIHNHNTTKYSSEKRNHQEVVITIEDTGIGIPINQQSKLFNPFVMVDGSTTRKFGGTGLGLAISRNLVELMQGKISLESAGEAQGTLVKISLPLAEIATSVDLSSQIVDE; encoded by the coding sequence ATGGCACCTGGTCAATCCTCTTTCCGACGTATATTACTCTCGCGCATTCTTTTGGTTAGCGTTCCTGTCTTGTTAGTGGGAGTTTATGTCACTTATAGAAAAGCAAGGTCAGCTTTTTTAGAAACTGCCAGACAGAATTTAACCGAGAGTGCAGTCAGAAAAGGAGAAATTGTCAAACAGTCAATTGATGCCTTGCGTAATAATCTCGCTAGTGCTAGTGATGCGGCAATTTCTCGCTCCGATATGCTAGACCCTCAACTGTTAATTGCTCAATTAAAAGAAGTATTGCCTACGGATATTTTATGTGCACAGATCACAGATTTAAATACTGACAGTGTTATTGCCACAACTTGTAAAGAAGAAGTTGAACTAGAGAATAGTACCTGGCAAAAAAAGAAACAACGGATTTTAACGACTTCCTCCCAAATTAATGTCAAGTTGTTACTGCCATCAACTTCTTTAATCCGTGATTCTGAAGATGCGAGTGAAAACCCGTTTCGTCGGCAACTTAAGCTTTGGTTAACTGCTCCAGTGTACGATCGCAATGGTGATCTTCGTTATGCTTTAAGCGTCAAGTCGGCTATTCTGGCCCAAGATATTATTGAACCAGGTTCCCTAGAGGGTTATCCCGTGGTCATCGATCAGGACGGCACTATTTTGGCTCATCCTTTTGTACAGCGGGTAGGTCGCAATATTAAGCAAATGCCCGATGCTCGAAGACTTAATAGTCTCTTGCAAAATGCGATCTCCAATGAACCAGATTTTTTGCATTTATTTTATCTAGAAACAGATGGAGTTGAATTAGTAGCTGGATATAGTTCTATTCCTTCCCCAGTTACTAAAGACAATCAGGAAAAATGGATTATTCTTGCCGTTAGCCCCCTCGATGCTGCTCTTTTACCCCTTAAAGATATTCGTCAAGCCTTGGTGAGCATGACTCTGGGATTAATTGCTGCCAGCTCTCTAGCTACATTGTATGTATCTCGTGAACTAGCACGACCTCTCGAACAAATTAGAGATTATTCCCTTAAAAATGAAGAGCGTTTGTACTCTAGTAGCGATCGCCTACCAGAAAATTTTCAAATTCGAGAATTTAATCAACTTTCTCTGGCACTCAATGATATGGTTGGTCGATTACGTGCTTGGGGAGAAGAAATAGTCTCTGCCTGGAAAGAAGCGCAGAATGCTAATAAATTAAAAAGTGAGTTTTTGGCGACAACTTCTCACGAACTCAGAACTCCTCTTAATGGGATTATTAACTGTATTCGGATTGTACAAGATGGCTACTGCGATAATATCGAAGAAGAGCGAGAGTTTTTGCAGCAGGCTGACGATGCGGCTATTCATCTTTTAGGGATTATTAACGATGTTTTAGATATCTCTAAAATTGAGGCGGGTAAACTTTCCGTAACTATTGAAAAAGTCGAGCTACGTAAAATACTTAACGAGGTAATCGATCTACATTTAGTACCAATTCAACGTAAAGATTTAAACTTAAAGACCCCAATCTGGAATGAAAATATTTATGTCTTGGCAGATCCAGCTAAATTAAAGCAAATATTAATTAATATATTGAGTAATGCAGTTAAGTTTACGGATTATGGCGGTATTGACATTAGCGTAACCACTATCACTACAGAAGAAAATCTAGAACCAGAAAATGAACCAGAGAATTTGAAATATTTATTTACTTCTACTAAAAAATATCATCATCCTGAAATAGTGACTAATGATCATCATTCTCAGGAAATGCTAGAAAATAATGAGCATGATTTTGCAGCTATTCATAATCACAATACTACTAAATATAGTTCTGAGAAACGCAATCATCAAGAAGTTGTGATTACCATTGAGGATACAGGAATTGGTATTCCCATAAACCAACAAAGCAAATTATTTAATCCTTTTGTGATGGTGGATGGCTCAACAACTAGAAAATTTGGTGGAACCGGCTTGGGTTTGGCTATATCGCGCAATCTAGTGGAGTTGATGCAGGGCAAAATATCTTTAGAAAGTGCTGGGGAAGCTCAAGGAACATTAGTCAAAATTTCTTTACCCCTAGCGGAGATTGCGACTAGTGTAGATTTATCCTCACAAATAGTCGATGAATAA
- a CDS encoding RibD family protein — protein MNKLPHTTAILAMTADGKIADYQRSAARFGSAKDKAHLEKQVSLVDGVLFGADTLRAYGTTIFISEASLLESRLKRSQKLQPVQIVVSASGILDSQWHFFQQSVPRWLLTVPSGAKLWRSKTEFERILIIHGTKEKNSTINWVSTFVQLKGLGLNKLAILGGGELVASLLKLDLIDELWITICPLILGGNNSPTPVGGIGFKQSQGKKLKLLEVKQIEGELFLHYQVKRNKLMTNS, from the coding sequence ATGAATAAGCTACCACACACAACTGCTATTTTAGCAATGACTGCCGACGGTAAAATCGCCGACTATCAGCGTTCTGCTGCTCGTTTTGGTTCTGCCAAGGATAAAGCTCACTTAGAAAAACAAGTTTCTTTGGTAGATGGAGTATTATTTGGTGCCGACACTTTGCGGGCTTATGGCACGACCATATTTATCTCTGAAGCCAGTTTATTAGAGTCTAGATTAAAGCGATCGCAAAAACTGCAGCCAGTGCAGATCGTTGTCTCGGCTTCCGGAATTCTTGATTCCCAGTGGCATTTTTTTCAACAATCAGTACCGCGATGGTTACTTACTGTACCCAGTGGCGCCAAACTATGGCGCTCCAAAACAGAATTTGAACGCATCCTAATTATTCATGGCACCAAAGAAAAGAACTCCACGATCAATTGGGTATCAACCTTTGTTCAATTAAAAGGTTTAGGTTTAAACAAACTAGCTATTCTAGGTGGGGGAGAATTGGTAGCATCTTTACTTAAATTGGATTTAATTGATGAGCTTTGGATTACCATTTGCCCTCTAATTTTAGGTGGCAACAACTCCCCAACTCCAGTAGGGGGAATTGGATTTAAACAATCTCAGGGCAAAAAACTGAAGCTATTGGAAGTTAAACAGATAGAGGGAGAGCTCTTTCTGCACTATCAGGTTAAAAGGAATAAACTAATGACAAATAGTTAG